The Maridesulfovibrio hydrothermalis AM13 = DSM 14728 DNA window AACTGGGAATGGTTTTCCAGAATTTTGCCCTGTTTCCCCACCGCACTGTGCTTAAAAACACCGAATACGGCCTTGAAATAAAAGAAGTAGACCCGGAAAAACGCACTCAGAAGGCCATGGAAGCCCTTGAGCTTGTCGGTCTTTCCGGATGGGAAGAATCTTACCCAGACCAGCTTTCCGGCGGCATGCAGCAACGAGTGGGACTCGCCCGCGCCCTTGCTCTTGACCCGGATATCCTGCTCATGGACGAAGCTTTCAGCGCACTTGATCCGCTCATCCGCAGAGATATGCAGGACGAGCTTATCAACCTGCAGGACAGAATGCGCAAGACCATTGTCTTCATCAGCCATGATCTGGATGAAGCCCTGAAACTGGGCGATAAAATCGTGCTCATGAAAGATGGACAAATCGTCCAGACCGGAACACCTGAAGAAATTCTGACCGAACCGGCTGATGATTACGTCAGACGTTTTGTTGAAGATGTCGATATCGCAAAAGTACTCACGGCCGAATCAGTCATGAAGAAAACCGAGGCTGTGGGCTACATCAAAGTTGACGGTCCCCGAGCATCACTTCGCAAAATGCGCAAGAACAACATCTCCAGCCTGTTCATACTTAACGAGAACCGCAGACTCATGGGCGTTATCAATGCTCAGGATTGTGCACGCCTTGTGGAACAGAAAAGCAGCGATCTCAGATCTATCATCTGCACAGAGTGTAAAACGACCCATCTGGATACTCCGGCTCAGGATCTTTTTATGATCATGCAGGATCTTGAATATCCTCTGGGCGTTGTTGACGATGAAAACCGCTTGAAAGGGGTCATCATCCGAGGAACGCTCATAGGGGCATTAGCCGAAAGAGGAGGCAAATAGATATGGATATCCCACGCATTCCCGTCGGCCAGACTATTGAGACATTTATCGACTTTCTGGTGGATAATTTTTCTTTTGCCACCAAAGCTTTTTCAGCAGTGCTGGATGCCGGACTTGACGTAGTTGAGGGCGGCATGCGGGCACTGCCTCCATGGCTGTTTATCATAATAGTTGCGCTGATCACATGGCGGCTGGCCCGCAGCAAACGCACCACAATATTTGCCATTGCCGGACTGCTGCTAATCTGGAATATGGGCCTTTGGAACGCAACTATCAGCACAATTTCGCTGGTTATTGTTTCAACGCTTCTGGCACTGATGATCGGCATTCCTATAGGTATC harbors:
- a CDS encoding quaternary amine ABC transporter ATP-binding protein; amino-acid sequence: MEKIRVENLYKIFGPQPRKIIPMLEQGSGKDEIMDKMKHGVGVNNASFSVDEGEIVVVMGLSGSGKSTLVRCINRLIEPTAGKIFIDGIDVTALSKEELRKVRLEKLGMVFQNFALFPHRTVLKNTEYGLEIKEVDPEKRTQKAMEALELVGLSGWEESYPDQLSGGMQQRVGLARALALDPDILLMDEAFSALDPLIRRDMQDELINLQDRMRKTIVFISHDLDEALKLGDKIVLMKDGQIVQTGTPEEILTEPADDYVRRFVEDVDIAKVLTAESVMKKTEAVGYIKVDGPRASLRKMRKNNISSLFILNENRRLMGVINAQDCARLVEQKSSDLRSIICTECKTTHLDTPAQDLFMIMQDLEYPLGVVDDENRLKGVIIRGTLIGALAERGGK